In a single window of the Candidatus Omnitrophota bacterium genome:
- the thrS gene encoding threonine--tRNA ligase, which yields MDLNTLRHSTSHVMAQAVKSLWPGTKLGIGPSIEDGFYYDFDKPEPFVPEDLEKIEAKMREIVKKDYKFEREELKKEEAVKLFEKMGESYKVELIKGIPDEKVSIYRDGDFVDLCRGPHIESTGKIRAFKLLSIAGAYWHGIETNPMLQRIYGTAFGTDKEVRVHLALIEEAKKRDHRVLGKQLGLFSFEEDVGPGLVLYHPKGALLRMIIEEYIRREHLKRGYELVVGPHIMKSDIWIRSGHYGYYKENMYIFKIEGQEYAIKPMNCPGHILVYESKMRSYKDLPLRYFELGTVYRNEKSGVLHGLLRVRGFTQDDAHIFCLREQAEDEIIKVIDFVVDTLKVFGFEDFAVELSTRPAKSIGSDEDWEAAEKALVNSLNKKGLKYEVNAGDGAFYGPKIDIKLKDALKREWQCATIQCDFALPQRFELKYIGEDGKEYRPIMLHRVILGSLERFTGALIEHYAGAFPLWLAPTQCVIIPVSDKALEYARSVEKALASSDIRVTLDPRNERLEKKVRDAEVEKIPYMLVVGEKEAAEGSVSLREKGKKGLTVLNTGEFISRVKGEIEAKK from the coding sequence ATGGATTTAAACACATTACGACATTCTACATCGCACGTCATGGCACAGGCCGTTAAGAGCCTGTGGCCCGGTACGAAGCTCGGTATAGGGCCGTCGATAGAGGACGGTTTCTACTACGATTTCGATAAGCCGGAACCGTTCGTGCCCGAAGACCTCGAAAAGATCGAGGCGAAGATGCGCGAGATCGTGAAGAAGGACTACAAATTCGAACGCGAGGAGCTGAAAAAGGAAGAGGCGGTAAAGCTCTTCGAAAAGATGGGCGAGAGCTACAAGGTCGAGCTGATAAAGGGGATACCGGACGAGAAGGTCAGTATCTACAGGGACGGCGACTTCGTCGACCTCTGTCGCGGTCCGCATATAGAGTCGACCGGGAAGATCAGGGCCTTCAAGCTCCTCTCCATAGCCGGGGCGTACTGGCACGGCATAGAGACGAACCCGATGCTCCAGCGTATATACGGCACGGCGTTCGGGACCGATAAGGAGGTCAGGGTCCATCTGGCGCTCATAGAAGAGGCGAAGAAGCGCGATCACCGCGTCCTCGGCAAACAGCTCGGGCTATTCAGCTTTGAGGAGGATGTCGGGCCGGGGCTCGTCCTCTATCATCCGAAGGGCGCGCTGCTCAGGATGATCATAGAAGAGTATATCAGGAGAGAGCACCTGAAGAGGGGCTACGAACTTGTCGTCGGGCCTCACATCATGAAGAGCGACATCTGGATCAGGTCCGGCCATTACGGGTATTACAAAGAGAATATGTATATCTTCAAGATAGAGGGGCAGGAGTATGCCATAAAACCGATGAACTGCCCGGGCCATATACTCGTCTATGAATCGAAGATGCGGAGCTACAAGGACCTGCCGTTAAGGTACTTCGAGCTGGGCACCGTGTACCGCAATGAGAAGTCGGGTGTCCTCCACGGGCTTCTCCGCGTCAGGGGCTTCACCCAGGATGACGCGCACATATTCTGCCTCAGGGAACAGGCGGAGGATGAGATAATAAAGGTCATCGATTTTGTGGTCGACACGCTTAAGGTCTTCGGTTTCGAAGATTTTGCGGTCGAGCTTTCGACCCGGCCCGCGAAATCGATAGGGTCGGACGAAGATTGGGAGGCGGCGGAGAAGGCCCTTGTGAACTCTTTGAACAAAAAGGGATTAAAATACGAGGTCAATGCCGGCGACGGCGCCTTCTACGGACCGAAGATAGACATCAAACTTAAAGATGCCCTGAAACGCGAATGGCAGTGCGCCACGATACAGTGCGACTTCGCGCTCCCGCAGAGGTTTGAGCTTAAGTATATCGGCGAGGACGGCAAGGAATACCGCCCGATCATGCTACACAGGGTCATCCTGGGCTCCCTGGAGCGCTTCACGGGGGCTTTGATAGAACATTATGCCGGAGCATTTCCGTTATGGCTTGCGCCGACCCAATGTGTTATAATACCGGTCTCAGATAAGGCGCTGGAATACGCCAGGTCCGTGGAGAAGGCGCTCGCCTCCAGCGATATACGGGTCACGCTCGACCCCAGGAATGAGCGGCTCGAGAAGAAGGTCCGGGACGCCGAGGTCGAGAAGATACCCTACATGCTCGTTGTCGGAGAGAAAGAGGCCGCCGAGGGGTCCGTATCATTAAGGGAGAAGGGTAAAAAGGGCTTAACGGTCTTAAATACAGGTGAATTCATATCTAGGGTTAAAGGGGAGATCGAAGCAAAAAAATAG
- the infC gene encoding translation initiation factor IF-3 — MNFRIRAKEVRVIGENGEQLGVLNIQDALKRAEETGLDLVEVASNATPPVCRIIDYSKYKYEQEKREKEARKKQKVIHVKEMRLGPKIGEHDYQFKLRNLEEFLKRGDKVKVSMMFRGREMAHVDLGRKVMDRLASDISAVGEIEEPPSMFANFLNMVIRAK; from the coding sequence ATAAATTTCAGGATCAGGGCTAAAGAAGTGAGGGTGATAGGCGAAAACGGTGAGCAGCTGGGGGTGCTCAACATCCAGGATGCGCTGAAGCGCGCCGAAGAGACGGGGCTCGACCTGGTCGAGGTCGCGTCGAACGCGACTCCGCCGGTCTGCAGGATCATCGACTACTCGAAGTATAAATACGAGCAGGAGAAGCGCGAGAAGGAAGCGCGCAAGAAACAGAAGGTGATCCACGTAAAGGAGATGCGTCTCGGGCCGAAGATAGGGGAGCACGACTACCAGTTCAAGCTCAGGAATCTCGAGGAGTTCCTCAAGCGCGGCGACAAGGTCAAAGTATCGATGATGTTCAGGGGCAGGGAGATGGCCCACGTCGACCTGGGCCGCAAGGTCATGGACCGGCTCGCGAGCGACATATCCGCAGTGGGGGAGATAGAGGAGCCGCCGTCGATGTTCGCCAATTTCCTCAATATGGTCATACGGGCGAAATAG
- the rpmI gene encoding 50S ribosomal protein L35, with the protein MPKLKTNRSAKKRIRISKKGKVKYFRAGRGHLLTSKSGKRKRHLGRAGYIRGDEASMIRNILPYGA; encoded by the coding sequence ATGCCTAAGCTAAAGACGAATCGAAGCGCTAAGAAGCGGATAAGGATATCGAAAAAAGGTAAGGTCAAGTACTTCAGGGCCGGCAGGGGCCACCTCTTGACATCTAAGAGCGGGAAGAGGAAGAGGCACCTTGGAAGGGCCGGGTATATCAGAGGCGACGAAGCAAGTATGATCAGGAACATACTGCCATACGGGGCATAG
- the rplT gene encoding 50S ribosomal protein L20 translates to MSRVKHAVATKRRRKRVLDAAEGQWGGRHRFYRRALESVAKGRMYSYRDRKAKKRDFRSLWIIRINAACRECGISYSRFMQALKKAKILVDRKMLAELAVSDKKAFGKLVEMVKA, encoded by the coding sequence ATGTCGAGAGTAAAACATGCTGTTGCGACGAAGAGACGAAGGAAGAGGGTGCTGGATGCGGCTGAAGGCCAGTGGGGCGGGCGCCACCGTTTTTACCGCCGCGCGCTGGAGTCGGTCGCAAAGGGTAGGATGTACAGTTACCGTGACAGGAAGGCGAAGAAGCGGGATTTCAGGTCCCTCTGGATCATAAGGATAAATGCCGCATGCAGGGAATGCGGGATATCTTATTCGCGTTTCATGCAGGCCCTTAAGAAGGCGAAGATACTGGTCGACCGGAAGATGCTGGCGGAGCTTGCAGTATCCGACAAAAAGGCGTTCGGTAAGCTTGTCGAGATGGTGAAGGCATAA
- the pheS gene encoding phenylalanine--tRNA ligase subunit alpha — protein sequence MKDRLKQIETEALEEIKSAGGNREALEGLKVKYLGRKGVIADVFKKMAGLPAGERPGVGQIINAVKSQITCALEESLAAVSGDGDTDGEKIDITLPGIHQEPGTTHPITRTIEDICEIFISLGFRVVEGPEIETEHYNFEALNIPLEHPSRDAFDTFYLKSPQSTVHSPQYLLRSHTSPVQARFMEKNKPPFAIVVPGRVYRPDATDASHSFMFHQVEGLAVGGDIHFSDLKGVLSVFAKQMFGEKTRMRFRPSFFPFTEPSAEVDISCIICSHQVTRSPGHQKKCSMCGGKGWLEIMGAGMVNPKVFKNAGYDPEKVTGFAFGMGVERIAILRYGIPDIRMFFENDMRFLRQF from the coding sequence ATGAAAGACCGTTTAAAACAGATAGAGACGGAAGCGCTTGAAGAGATAAAGTCCGCGGGCGGCAACAGAGAGGCGCTCGAGGGTTTAAAGGTAAAATATCTCGGCCGTAAAGGTGTAATAGCCGACGTATTCAAGAAGATGGCCGGGCTTCCGGCCGGGGAACGGCCCGGGGTAGGCCAGATAATAAACGCCGTTAAATCGCAGATTACGTGTGCGCTTGAAGAGTCGCTCGCAGCCGTCTCAGGCGACGGGGATACGGACGGCGAAAAGATCGATATAACCCTGCCCGGCATACACCAGGAACCCGGGACAACCCATCCTATCACCAGGACCATAGAAGATATATGTGAAATATTCATATCGCTCGGGTTCAGGGTCGTCGAGGGCCCCGAGATAGAGACGGAGCATTACAATTTCGAGGCATTGAATATACCGCTGGAGCATCCTTCCCGCGACGCATTTGATACGTTCTATCTAAAAAGTCCACAGTCCACAGTCCATAGCCCACAGTATTTGCTCAGGAGTCATACATCGCCGGTGCAGGCGCGGTTCATGGAAAAAAATAAACCTCCGTTCGCGATAGTGGTACCGGGCAGGGTTTACAGGCCGGACGCCACGGACGCGTCTCATTCATTCATGTTCCATCAGGTGGAAGGGCTTGCTGTGGGAGGGGATATACATTTCTCCGACCTTAAAGGTGTCCTTTCGGTATTTGCCAAGCAGATGTTCGGCGAAAAGACGCGGATGCGGTTCAGGCCGAGCTTCTTCCCCTTTACAGAACCGAGCGCCGAGGTCGATATATCGTGTATCATATGTAGTCACCAGGTCACCAGGTCACCAGGTCACCAGAAAAAGTGCAGTATGTGCGGAGGAAAAGGGTGGCTCGAGATAATGGGGGCGGGTATGGTCAACCCGAAGGTATTCAAGAACGCAGGTTACGATCCGGAGAAAGTGACCGGGTTTGCGTTCGGGATGGGTGTGGAAAGAATAGCAATCTTACGGTACGGTATACCGGATATACGCATGTTCTTCGAGAACGATATGCGGTTCTTAAGGCAATTCTGA
- the pheT gene encoding phenylalanine--tRNA ligase subunit beta has protein sequence MRISYNWLKEYVDVRVPAEKLAELLTMAGLPVESIEEKNGDRLMEIEVTANRSDCLSVIGIAREVGAITGRKLKIPSTVHGPRSTVKAHSPQPTAHSKVSIKVEDKTLCPRYTGRVIQDVRVGGSPVWLKAKIEAMGLRSVNNIVDITNFCLFETGEPMHAFDLDKVKGGQVIVRRAKKGEKIVTIDGLERTLDDTMLVIADAERAIAIAGVMGGLNTEVTASTRNILLEAAYFDPVSVRRTGRKLTISTESSYRFERNVDMGNILYSSERAAALIRDAAGGNAGKIMDTGKKPDPGKTVTLRPARLSKVLGLDIPAASIKKILGALGIRVRSAARDMMKLTVPGFRCDLNNEVDIIEEVARIYGYDKMPVTIPPVVEQPVRRTPAMMAEREIRDTLACLGFTETITYSLLSRKELERARVAGGDVVEVQNPLSGAQEVMRPSLLPGMLNTMVWNMNRKEKDLRLFEIGNVYTRNENGFVEKKRLSLGITGEAFSNWTDRPRSSTFFDVKGPLEKLLCEAGAVGLSVSDAADERFLKTACANIEIRGENTGVMGELSPKLLSDFDIKERVYFLEADLERMIGEGRPEKRFMPLPKYPSIFRDISIVVSRDARNAGIISAIRDAGGPILKETALIDRYTGKQLPQDKISLTYRLEYRSSEKTLEEKDVASAHAAVLGALENKFGARLR, from the coding sequence ATGCGCATAAGTTATAATTGGCTGAAAGAGTATGTGGACGTCAGGGTCCCCGCAGAGAAGCTCGCGGAGCTCCTCACGATGGCAGGACTCCCCGTCGAATCGATCGAAGAGAAGAACGGAGACCGCCTGATGGAGATAGAGGTCACCGCCAACAGGTCCGACTGTCTCAGCGTAATAGGCATCGCGCGGGAAGTTGGTGCTATTACGGGGCGTAAACTTAAGATCCCGTCCACGGTCCACGGTCCACGGTCCACGGTAAAAGCCCACAGCCCACAGCCCACAGCCCACAGCAAAGTTTCGATAAAGGTCGAAGACAAGACCCTCTGCCCGCGATATACGGGGCGGGTCATACAGGACGTGAGGGTCGGAGGATCGCCCGTATGGCTTAAAGCGAAGATAGAGGCGATGGGACTTCGAAGCGTCAATAACATCGTAGACATAACCAACTTCTGCCTCTTTGAGACGGGTGAGCCTATGCACGCCTTCGACCTCGATAAGGTGAAAGGCGGGCAGGTCATAGTAAGGCGGGCGAAGAAGGGAGAAAAGATAGTCACTATAGACGGCCTGGAGAGGACCCTGGATGATACTATGCTGGTCATCGCGGACGCGGAAAGGGCGATAGCCATCGCCGGGGTAATGGGCGGGCTTAATACGGAGGTCACCGCCTCAACGCGGAATATATTACTGGAGGCGGCTTATTTCGATCCGGTCTCGGTCCGGCGCACCGGCCGCAAACTCACCATCTCTACGGAATCGAGCTATCGGTTCGAGCGCAACGTCGATATGGGAAATATATTGTATTCCTCGGAAAGGGCGGCCGCGCTTATCCGCGATGCGGCCGGCGGCAATGCCGGGAAGATTATGGATACAGGAAAGAAGCCGGACCCGGGAAAGACCGTTACATTGCGTCCGGCGCGGCTTTCCAAAGTACTGGGCCTTGATATCCCGGCGGCTTCAATAAAAAAGATCCTGGGTGCGCTCGGGATCCGCGTGAGATCGGCGGCGCGGGATATGATGAAGTTGACGGTCCCCGGTTTCCGATGCGATCTCAACAACGAGGTAGATATTATAGAAGAGGTGGCTCGGATATACGGCTACGATAAGATGCCGGTCACCATACCGCCGGTCGTGGAACAACCCGTGAGAAGGACCCCTGCCATGATGGCCGAACGGGAGATCAGGGATACCCTGGCATGCCTGGGTTTTACCGAAACGATCACCTACAGCTTATTGAGCAGGAAGGAGCTCGAACGGGCGCGGGTAGCCGGCGGTGATGTTGTCGAAGTGCAGAACCCCCTCTCCGGCGCCCAGGAGGTGATGCGGCCAAGCCTTCTGCCGGGGATGCTCAATACCATGGTATGGAATATGAACAGAAAAGAGAAGGACCTGAGGCTCTTCGAGATAGGAAATGTATATACCAGGAATGAGAATGGTTTTGTAGAAAAGAAACGGCTCTCTTTAGGTATCACCGGAGAGGCATTCTCGAACTGGACGGACAGGCCGCGGTCGTCCACATTTTTCGACGTCAAGGGCCCGCTGGAAAAGCTGTTATGTGAAGCCGGCGCAGTAGGCCTATCCGTCTCCGACGCGGCCGACGAGAGGTTCCTGAAGACCGCATGCGCGAATATAGAGATACGCGGAGAGAATACAGGTGTCATGGGCGAACTCAGCCCGAAGCTGTTATCGGATTTTGATATAAAGGAGAGGGTCTATTTTCTTGAGGCAGACCTCGAGAGGATGATCGGGGAGGGCCGGCCCGAAAAGAGATTCATGCCGCTGCCTAAATACCCGTCCATATTCAGGGATATCTCTATAGTCGTGAGCAGAGATGCCCGGAACGCCGGTATCATCTCCGCGATACGCGACGCGGGCGGCCCTATACTTAAAGAGACGGCGCTCATCGACAGATATACCGGCAAACAGCTCCCGCAGGATAAGATAAGCCTTACATATCGCCTCGAATACCGCAGTTCCGAAAAGACGCTTGAAGAAAAAGACGTCGCCTCTGCCCACGCCGCCGTCCTCGGTGCCCTGGAAAATAAATTCGGCGCCAGGCTCAGATAA
- a CDS encoding radical SAM protein — translation MGPADFPRIVCIENTNHCDASCIMCPREKLTRGQGIMRFDLFRKIVDECSGYNIKGMSLYGFGEPFLDPGFIEKIRYAKDKGIENVYVSTNGYSLTKEKCREVISSGLDKIGISFYGKDKKEYEAVFRTLNYETTLQNIRNFIEEKRRAKSRKPLLYIKGLRHCQVGPSSARFFGYPVREIFHLPDIGFRLRWRRHAKTRMQGGERWRGWVHEKDCAGVRHPAAGRDACNDVCDRMVQILWNGDVVPCNCDFDGTLKFGNVSGTEIASIWNRKEYKRFREIKNYNNALNEIM, via the coding sequence ATGGGACCGGCTGACTTTCCAAGGATCGTCTGCATAGAAAATACCAACCATTGCGATGCAAGCTGCATCATGTGCCCGAGAGAAAAGTTAACGCGCGGTCAGGGGATAATGCGCTTTGACCTTTTCAGGAAGATAGTCGACGAATGCTCCGGCTATAATATTAAAGGGATGAGCCTCTATGGATTCGGCGAACCGTTTTTAGACCCCGGATTCATAGAGAAGATAAGATATGCAAAGGATAAAGGCATAGAGAATGTGTATGTCAGCACCAACGGCTACTCATTGACGAAAGAAAAATGCAGAGAGGTCATATCTTCCGGGCTGGACAAGATCGGAATAAGTTTTTACGGGAAAGATAAAAAAGAGTATGAGGCCGTCTTCCGCACGCTTAACTATGAAACAACGCTTCAAAATATAAGAAATTTTATAGAAGAAAAGCGGAGAGCGAAGAGCAGGAAACCGTTGCTCTACATAAAAGGCCTGAGGCATTGTCAGGTCGGCCCTTCTTCGGCGCGGTTCTTCGGGTATCCTGTCAGAGAGATATTTCATCTGCCGGATATCGGATTCCGGCTGAGATGGCGGCGGCATGCCAAGACCAGGATGCAGGGAGGAGAACGGTGGCGCGGCTGGGTCCATGAAAAAGATTGCGCCGGCGTCAGGCATCCGGCCGCCGGGAGGGATGCCTGTAACGACGTCTGTGACAGGATGGTACAGATCCTGTGGAACGGCGACGTCGTGCCGTGTAACTGCGACTTCGACGGGACGCTGAAATTCGGCAACGTATCCGGCACGGAGATCGCATCGATCTGGAATAGAAAGGAATATAAGAGATTCCGGGAGATCAAAAATTACAATAACGCTCTTAACGAAATAATGTAA
- a CDS encoding replication-associated recombination protein A codes for MDLFTKEKRAGKETEPLAIRMRPKTLDDFVGQEHILGRDKLLRRLIESDKIASLILYGPPGCGKTTLALIISERTKSNFERINAASNNVADMRRIIDAAKRRESLDGRRTILLIDEIHRFNKAQQDVLMPDVEAGNPVLIGTTTHNPFFYVNAALLSRSQVFEFKKLNDDHVVSILKKTLMDKENGLGKMPLAADEEALRHLARISEGDGRRALSALEVGALTTPPGKDKKIRFTLKVAEESIQKKAVVYDKDEDGHYDTISAFIKSMRGSDPDAVLYWLAKMIYAGEDPRFIARRIVICAAEDVGNADPQALVIANAALQVSEFVGMPEARIPLAQAAVYVACAPKSNAAYLGIESALKDVEEGKVLEVPDHLKDANLDSEAFGHGKGYKYAHDYKDHYVKQEYKPSDKVYYVPTAIGYEKKIKEWLEGLKKGGQ; via the coding sequence ATGGACCTGTTCACTAAAGAGAAAAGGGCGGGGAAAGAGACGGAGCCCCTTGCGATAAGGATGAGGCCGAAGACGCTCGACGACTTCGTCGGGCAGGAGCATATCCTCGGCAGGGATAAACTCCTTCGCCGCCTGATAGAATCCGACAAGATAGCGTCCCTTATACTGTACGGTCCTCCCGGTTGCGGTAAGACGACGCTCGCCCTTATAATCAGCGAAAGGACGAAGTCGAATTTCGAGCGTATAAACGCCGCCTCAAATAACGTCGCCGATATGCGTCGTATAATAGATGCGGCAAAGAGGCGCGAATCCCTCGACGGCAGGCGGACGATACTTCTTATAGACGAGATACACCGTTTCAACAAAGCCCAGCAGGACGTGCTGATGCCGGACGTGGAAGCCGGCAACCCCGTCCTGATAGGCACCACCACCCACAACCCGTTCTTTTACGTGAACGCGGCGCTGCTGTCGCGCTCCCAGGTCTTCGAATTCAAAAAATTGAACGACGATCATGTGGTCTCGATACTCAAAAAGACCTTAATGGACAAGGAGAACGGGCTGGGGAAGATGCCGCTTGCGGCGGACGAAGAGGCGTTAAGGCACCTGGCCAGGATCTCCGAAGGGGACGGCCGCCGCGCATTGTCGGCCCTTGAGGTCGGCGCGCTCACCACTCCGCCCGGGAAGGACAAGAAGATCCGTTTCACGCTTAAGGTGGCCGAAGAGTCGATCCAGAAGAAGGCGGTTGTCTACGACAAGGACGAGGACGGCCATTACGACACCATATCGGCGTTCATCAAGTCGATGCGCGGCTCCGATCCCGACGCCGTGCTATACTGGCTTGCGAAGATGATCTACGCCGGCGAGGACCCCCGGTTCATCGCGCGCCGCATAGTGATATGCGCGGCGGAAGACGTCGGCAATGCCGACCCCCAGGCGCTGGTCATCGCGAACGCCGCGCTCCAGGTCTCCGAGTTCGTCGGGATGCCCGAGGCGCGCATCCCGCTGGCGCAGGCAGCGGTCTATGTCGCATGTGCCCCGAAATCGAACGCGGCATACCTCGGTATCGAAAGCGCGCTGAAAGATGTGGAGGAGGGGAAGGTCCTGGAAGTGCCCGACCATTTGAAGGACGCTAACCTCGATTCGGAGGCGTTCGGCCATGGCAAAGGTTATAAGTACGCCCATGATTATAAAGACCACTACGTGAAACAGGAGTACAAGCCCTCGGACAAGGTCTATTATGTCCCCACAGCGATCGGATACGAAAAGAAGATCAAGGAATGGCTTGAAGGCCTGAAGAAGGGCGGGCAATGA
- a CDS encoding alkaline phosphatase family protein, whose product MIILAYIDPGSGFTFVGIAGWLVTFLLGLLGIAALFLKRSFGFLRRHKRYAFILFFLPIVIIIIAGVTMTNKKPLCDRKIIVLGMDGLSPEIMEPMMAGGRLPHFASLKERGSYRRLATTNPPQSPVAWTAFATGLNPGESGVFDFITRDPKNYRLRLATSDISRSKPQSVVKSKRFWDYASRARIPATIINCPLTFPPDRIYGKMLSGMGVPDILGTEGTFSYYTTGAIVTGKDTGGKAFHIERSPVIYTDIIGPRVSGFSGTLSNAKVQLKISPADDGRSALFEFQGQRFKLAAGERSGWKETTFDVGTFGKIRGILKFHLLEVDPDIKLYISPINFDPRDPFFPISYPASYSKEITDAIGLYHTQGMPIDTWAVNEKRVSEESLLDEADEVLREKKAIFDYELKRMERGILFSYFGLTDSIQHIFWRYRDPSHPLYEKDAPARYREMVETWYEKMDGIVGDAMDNMGGKDIMIVLSDHGFDTFRRAVHVNSWLRENGYLVLKDGSARSGGELLKDVDWTKTKAYAIGFGAIYINRAGRETGGIVEPGEETRRLKKELSGNIRRWRDGKYGAPVINAVYDGEDIFHGIHAKDAPDLYIGFNKGCRASWQTALGAAPEGLIEDNMKKWSGDHLFDPALVPGVIFSNRRITKERPSIYDMAPTILRSAGLNKKVVERCDFAGEYIFPEE is encoded by the coding sequence GTGATCATCCTCGCATATATCGATCCCGGGAGCGGGTTCACTTTCGTCGGCATTGCCGGCTGGCTCGTCACATTTTTATTGGGCCTGCTGGGGATCGCGGCCCTGTTTCTCAAGAGGTCTTTCGGATTCCTGAGACGCCATAAAAGATATGCGTTCATACTATTCTTTTTGCCGATAGTTATCATCATAATCGCGGGGGTAACGATGACCAATAAGAAACCTTTATGCGACAGAAAGATAATCGTGTTGGGGATGGACGGGTTGAGCCCGGAGATAATGGAACCGATGATGGCGGGCGGGCGGCTCCCCCATTTCGCTTCTTTAAAAGAGCGCGGCTCTTACAGGCGCCTTGCCACCACTAACCCTCCGCAGTCGCCCGTGGCATGGACAGCATTCGCGACGGGACTGAATCCCGGGGAGAGCGGCGTATTCGACTTCATAACGAGGGATCCGAAAAATTATAGGTTGCGCCTGGCCACTTCAGACATAAGCCGCTCCAAGCCGCAGAGTGTCGTAAAGAGCAAACGATTCTGGGATTACGCGTCCCGGGCAAGGATACCGGCCACTATCATAAATTGCCCGCTGACCTTCCCCCCGGACAGGATCTACGGGAAGATGCTCTCCGGCATGGGGGTACCGGACATACTGGGCACCGAGGGCACCTTCTCTTACTACACTACTGGAGCGATCGTCACCGGCAAAGATACGGGCGGGAAAGCGTTCCATATAGAAAGGTCGCCCGTAATATATACGGATATCATAGGCCCCAGGGTCTCCGGGTTTTCGGGCACCCTTTCCAACGCGAAAGTGCAGCTGAAGATATCTCCCGCCGATGATGGGAGGAGCGCTTTATTTGAATTCCAGGGTCAGCGGTTTAAACTTGCCGCGGGAGAGCGGAGCGGCTGGAAAGAGACAACTTTCGACGTAGGGACATTCGGGAAGATACGGGGAATATTAAAATTTCATCTCCTGGAGGTCGATCCGGATATTAAACTTTATATAAGCCCTATCAATTTTGACCCGCGGGACCCATTCTTCCCCATCTCGTATCCCGCGTCATACAGTAAAGAGATCACCGACGCTATAGGACTTTATCACACACAGGGAATGCCGATAGACACCTGGGCTGTCAATGAAAAGAGGGTCTCCGAAGAGTCGTTATTGGACGAGGCGGACGAGGTCCTGAGAGAGAAGAAGGCGATATTCGACTACGAGTTGAAGCGTATGGAGAGGGGCATCCTCTTTTCGTATTTCGGGCTGACCGACTCGATACAGCACATCTTCTGGCGCTACCGCGACCCTTCGCACCCGCTTTATGAAAAGGATGCTCCCGCGCGTTACCGGGAGATGGTAGAGACGTGGTACGAAAAGATGGACGGGATAGTCGGGGACGCGATGGATAATATGGGCGGGAAAGATATAATGATCGTGCTGTCCGATCACGGATTCGATACTTTCAGGAGGGCCGTGCACGTCAACAGCTGGTTGAGGGAGAACGGTTATCTCGTCCTTAAGGATGGCTCCGCAAGGTCCGGCGGGGAACTGCTGAAGGATGTCGACTGGACAAAGACGAAGGCCTACGCCATCGGTTTCGGCGCTATTTATATAAACCGGGCCGGCCGCGAAACAGGCGGCATAGTAGAGCCGGGGGAAGAGACGCGGCGCCTTAAGAAAGAGCTATCGGGAAATATTAGGAGATGGCGTGACGGGAAATACGGCGCGCCCGTCATAAATGCTGTCTATGACGGCGAGGATATATTCCATGGGATCCACGCGAAAGACGCGCCGGATCTCTATATAGGGTTCAATAAAGGGTGCCGGGCATCCTGGCAGACCGCATTGGGTGCTGCGCCCGAAGGGCTGATAGAGGATAATATGAAGAAATGGTCGGGAGACCATCTCTTCGACCCGGCGCTCGTCCCGGGTGTCATATTTTCGAATAGACGGATAACGAAAGAACGGCCGTCGATCTACGACATGGCGCCTACGATCCTTAGGAGCGCCGGATTAAATAAGAAAGTTGTGGAGAGATGCGATTTTGCCGGGGAGTATATATTCCCTGAAGAATGA